In the Myxococcota bacterium genome, one interval contains:
- the lnt gene encoding apolipoprotein N-acyltransferase, producing MADAAGLTRRARLAGGAVAALLLFASFPQPVFGTVVDAGPWLAWLAPVAVVLVLRGLPLKAATLAGGAVFWVGYTAILHWIYVVTVHYGHAHPLIGVVAPIGLALYIAAFGAAFGAGFAWLSARGLASAWTLALLWTLLEHGRSFVLTGFPWASLGYAQHGNAWLLGLASFTGVYGLSFVTALGGLAAAEWAQARRAGRATGRGTWAALACVVAAHGLAAFAPGPTPSDEVVRVGVVQGNVDQGDKWDAAFRERTLADYESLTRQAAAAGAAIIAWPETAVPGGVESDPRLEQRLARLARETRAVLVVGAVGLAFSETGRPSRFYDSAFVFDPTGQRIDRYDKTHLVPFGEYVPFQALIGRFLSAVARGIATTGVTPGERPRAIEVELADGRPVRIGVPICYELLFPSLVREFVRDGSQLLLGITNDAWYGRTGAPYQFLAITALRSVETGVWLGRAANTGVSAFVDARGGVHQPTPIFESAWRVHDVPLHASPAAATFYTTFGPVFVGTAWLAALGVVAFGLRRGKTEVRSSAE from the coding sequence GTGGCGGATGCTGCAGGGCTGACCCGGCGCGCGCGGTTGGCGGGGGGCGCGGTCGCGGCCCTGCTCTTGTTTGCGTCGTTTCCTCAGCCCGTCTTCGGCACGGTCGTCGATGCCGGGCCCTGGTTGGCGTGGCTCGCGCCGGTGGCCGTCGTCCTCGTGCTGCGCGGCCTGCCGCTGAAAGCAGCCACACTCGCCGGCGGCGCCGTCTTCTGGGTGGGCTACACGGCGATCCTGCACTGGATCTACGTCGTGACCGTGCACTACGGGCACGCTCATCCTCTGATCGGTGTCGTGGCCCCGATCGGGCTGGCGCTGTACATCGCCGCGTTCGGCGCCGCCTTCGGCGCGGGCTTCGCGTGGCTCAGCGCGCGGGGGCTCGCGTCCGCGTGGACGCTGGCGCTCCTGTGGACCCTGCTCGAACACGGCCGCAGCTTCGTCCTCACCGGGTTTCCCTGGGCGAGCCTCGGCTACGCCCAACACGGCAACGCGTGGTTGCTCGGCCTGGCGAGCTTCACGGGCGTGTACGGCCTGAGCTTCGTCACGGCGCTCGGAGGGCTCGCCGCCGCCGAATGGGCGCAGGCACGGCGGGCGGGCAGGGCGACCGGCCGCGGCACCTGGGCGGCGCTCGCTTGTGTGGTGGCGGCCCATGGCCTGGCGGCGTTCGCCCCGGGGCCCACTCCGAGCGACGAGGTCGTGCGCGTGGGCGTCGTGCAGGGAAACGTCGACCAGGGCGACAAGTGGGACGCCGCCTTCCGCGAGCGGACCCTGGCCGACTACGAATCCCTGACCCGCCAGGCCGCCGCCGCGGGCGCGGCGATCATCGCCTGGCCCGAGACGGCCGTGCCGGGCGGGGTGGAGAGCGATCCCCGCCTCGAGCAGCGTCTCGCACGGCTCGCGCGCGAGACCCGCGCGGTGTTGGTCGTGGGCGCGGTCGGCCTCGCCTTCTCCGAGACCGGAAGGCCGAGCCGCTTCTACGACAGTGCCTTCGTCTTCGACCCGACGGGGCAGCGGATCGACCGCTACGACAAGACCCACCTGGTTCCTTTCGGCGAGTACGTTCCCTTTCAGGCTTTGATCGGGCGGTTTCTGTCGGCCGTGGCGCGCGGGATCGCCACCACGGGCGTGACGCCCGGGGAACGCCCGCGCGCGATCGAGGTCGAGCTGGCCGACGGCCGACCGGTTCGGATCGGGGTTCCCATCTGCTACGAGCTGCTGTTTCCGAGCCTGGTGCGCGAATTCGTGCGCGACGGCAGCCAGCTCCTGCTCGGGATCACCAACGATGCCTGGTACGGACGCACCGGTGCTCCCTACCAGTTCCTCGCGATCACCGCGCTGCGCTCGGTGGAGACCGGCGTGTGGTTGGGGCGCGCGGCGAACACCGGGGTCTCGGCCTTCGTGGACGCCCGCGGCGGGGTCCACCAGCCCACCCCGATCTTCGAGAGCGCCTGGCGTGTCCACGACGTCCCGCTCCACGCGTCTCCGGCGGCAGCCACCTTCTATACGACCTTCGGACCCGTCTTCGTCGGCACGGCGTGGCTCGCTGCGCTCGGTGTGGTCGCGTTCGGGCTCCGCCGGGGCAAGACAGAGGTGCGGTCCTCGGCCGAATGA
- the prfB gene encoding peptide chain release factor 2 (programmed frameshift), translated as MTEPKPVPTDHELGERLRALRTRWDELRGIFDLASLRERVVSLEGESADPELWNDRERAERVLREKRNAERELAHVDGLNAAFDDVEVLLELAAEADDDETRVEAGEKLDATASELDDAELRRLLGGEHDGGGAIVSINAGAGGTDACDWAEMLLRMYLRWCEKNEYKTEILDVQDGDEAGVRSVTFTAEGDYAFGYLRPEEGVHRLVRISPFDSQARRHTAFASLSVFPQIDDSIEVEIDEGELRIDTYRAGGAGGQHVNKTDSAVRITHLPTGIVVQCQNERSQHKNRSSALKVLRARLYEHARREQEEKMAALRGEKEKIDFGSQIRSYTLHPQQRVKDHRTNLEMGNVEAVLEGDLDRFIRAALLWQSGAGAESA; from the exons ATGACCGAACCCAAGCCCGTGCCCACCGACCACGAGCTCGGCGAGCGGCTCCGCGCCTTGCGGACCCGCTGGGACGAGCTCCGG GGCATCTTTGACCTCGCCAGTTTGCGAGAGCGCGTCGTCTCCCTGGAAGGGGAGTCGGCGGATCCGGAGCTTTGGAACGATCGAGAGCGGGCAGAGCGGGTGTTGCGCGAGAAGCGCAACGCCGAGCGGGAGCTCGCCCACGTCGACGGCCTGAACGCCGCCTTCGACGACGTGGAAGTCCTGCTCGAGCTGGCGGCCGAGGCCGACGACGACGAGACCCGGGTCGAGGCGGGCGAGAAGCTCGACGCCACGGCGTCCGAGCTCGACGACGCTGAACTGCGTCGCCTGCTGGGTGGGGAGCACGACGGGGGCGGCGCGATCGTCTCGATCAACGCCGGCGCGGGCGGCACCGATGCCTGCGACTGGGCCGAGATGCTGCTGCGCATGTATCTCCGCTGGTGCGAGAAGAACGAGTACAAGACCGAGATCCTCGACGTCCAGGACGGGGACGAAGCCGGGGTGCGCAGCGTCACCTTCACCGCCGAGGGCGATTACGCCTTCGGCTACCTGCGCCCGGAGGAGGGCGTTCACCGGCTGGTGCGCATCTCGCCCTTCGACTCCCAGGCCCGACGCCACACGGCCTTCGCCAGCCTCAGCGTATTTCCGCAGATCGACGATTCGATCGAGGTCGAGATCGACGAGGGCGAGCTGCGGATCGATACCTACCGCGCCGGTGGCGCGGGCGGACAGCACGTCAACAAGACCGACTCGGCGGTGCGGATCACCCACCTGCCGACGGGCATCGTGGTGCAGTGTCAGAACGAGCGGTCCCAGCACAAGAACCGTTCGTCGGCGCTGAAGGTGTTGCGCGCGCGGCTCTATGAGCACGCGCGCCGGGAGCAAGAGGAAAAGATGGCGGCGCTGCGGGGCGAGAAGGAGAAGATCGACTTCGGCAGTCAGATCCGCTCCTACACCCTGCACCCCCAGCAGCGGGTGAAGGACCACCGCACCAACCTCGAGATGGGAAACGTGGAGGCTGTTCTGGAAGGCGATCTCGATCGATTCATTCGCGCCGCGCTGCTCTGGCAGTCGGGCGCTGGGGCGGAGTCGGCGTGA
- the lysS gene encoding lysine--tRNA ligase — protein sequence MSEREREARRQKLAALREAGVDPYPPRVGPRESIARVREQYDGLDAAALESDAPVVGIAGRVVALRVFGKLVFATLLENGERLQVSAKKAELPAEVFQFIKKLDIGDFVRVSGPLWRTKSDELTVDIREAELAAKGLNPLPEKWHGLSDVEARFRQRYLDLLVNTDARRIAVQRSQVVSAMRASLDGRGYLEVETPVLQPIYGGAAARPFTTHHNTYDQELFLRISDELYLKRLVVGGLDRVYEIGRVFRNEGVSRKHNPEFTMMECYAAYTDYADMMELAQSLVQEIAERVHGTTQIEYQGQKLDLGGEWRRVTLRDAIADATGIDILTHADLGSLSEAVKSKGWDADDAPNWGRLVDDLFSDHVEPNLIQPTLVTDYPVELSPLAKRNPDDPRLVERFEPFLAGMEIGNAFSELNDPDDQRERLMAGRDALEAGDEEAHPLDEDYLRALEIGLPPTGGLGMGVDRLVMILCDAPNLREVITFPHMRPRTDDGGGEDA from the coding sequence GTGAGCGAGCGCGAGCGAGAAGCACGACGGCAGAAGCTGGCCGCGCTGCGCGAAGCGGGCGTCGACCCGTATCCGCCGCGCGTCGGGCCGCGCGAGTCGATCGCGCGGGTGCGCGAGCAGTACGACGGCCTCGACGCAGCCGCCCTCGAATCCGACGCTCCCGTCGTCGGAATCGCGGGACGCGTGGTCGCGCTCCGCGTGTTCGGGAAGCTGGTCTTTGCGACGCTCCTCGAGAACGGCGAGCGGCTGCAGGTCAGCGCGAAGAAGGCCGAACTCCCCGCCGAGGTCTTCCAGTTCATCAAGAAGCTCGACATCGGTGACTTCGTGCGGGTCTCCGGTCCGCTGTGGCGCACCAAGAGCGACGAGCTGACCGTCGACATCCGCGAGGCCGAGCTCGCCGCGAAGGGCTTGAACCCGCTGCCCGAGAAGTGGCACGGGCTGTCCGACGTCGAGGCGCGCTTCCGACAGCGCTACCTCGATCTGCTGGTGAACACGGATGCGCGCCGGATCGCCGTGCAGCGCAGTCAGGTGGTGAGCGCGATGCGCGCGAGCCTCGACGGCCGGGGGTATCTCGAGGTCGAGACGCCCGTACTCCAGCCGATCTACGGCGGCGCCGCCGCGCGACCCTTCACCACGCACCACAACACCTACGATCAGGAACTCTTCCTGCGCATCTCGGACGAGCTGTATCTGAAGCGGCTGGTCGTCGGCGGGCTGGATCGCGTCTACGAGATCGGCCGGGTGTTTCGCAACGAAGGGGTGTCCCGCAAGCACAACCCCGAGTTCACCATGATGGAGTGCTACGCGGCCTACACCGACTACGCCGACATGATGGAGCTCGCCCAGTCGCTGGTGCAGGAGATCGCCGAGCGCGTGCACGGCACCACCCAGATCGAGTACCAGGGACAGAAGCTGGACCTCGGAGGCGAGTGGCGACGGGTGACCCTGCGCGACGCGATCGCCGACGCGACGGGCATCGACATCCTCACCCACGCCGACCTCGGCAGCCTCTCCGAGGCGGTGAAGTCCAAGGGGTGGGACGCGGACGACGCCCCGAACTGGGGCCGGCTGGTCGACGACCTCTTCAGCGATCACGTCGAGCCGAACCTGATCCAGCCGACCCTGGTGACCGACTATCCGGTCGAGCTCTCGCCCCTCGCGAAGCGCAACCCGGACGACCCGCGTCTGGTCGAGCGCTTCGAGCCGTTCCTGGCGGGGATGGAGATCGGCAACGCCTTCAGCGAGCTCAACGACCCCGACGACCAGCGCGAGCGACTGATGGCGGGCCGGGACGCGCTCGAGGCCGGTGACGAAGAGGCCCATCCGCTGGACGAGGACTACCTGCGGGCGCTCGAGATCGGCCTGCCGCCCACCGGTGGGCTCGGGATGGGTGTGGATCGCCTGGTGATGATCCTGTGCGATGCTCCCAACCTGAGGGAGGTGATCACCTTCCCCCACATGCGTCCCCGCACCGACGACGGTGGCGGCGAGGACGCCTAG